A single Epinephelus lanceolatus isolate andai-2023 chromosome 22, ASM4190304v1, whole genome shotgun sequence DNA region contains:
- the LOC144458284 gene encoding uncharacterized protein LOC144458284, whose protein sequence is MYKSKFRVHSFQTNTMDEGRVRGRRIRVRGGRGAGHERRGAGQRGRGVQIRGGRGAGQRGRGEGPGGRGEGPGGRARQPRTIITDEMRATVIDHVIVHGMTMAEAGLRVRPNLSRFTVANIIRAFRQHNRVERMPHRGGRAAIFTAAQETLIVDMVRENNLIRLREIRDKVIADNVNFESIDDVSLATIDRVLRRQKMRMKQVYRVPFERNSARHKDLRYEYVQRILQLDAMARPHEYLFLDEAGFNLQKRRQRGRNIIGQRAITEVPGQRGGNITLCAAMGSEGLVHRHAVLGSYNTQRLLTFLEELKDILLDHQQHHPGPAHPIYVIIWDNVRFHRTNQIREWFTTNSNQFLNVCLPPYSPFLNPIEEFFSSWRWKVYDRQPYTRENLLRAMELACADIPVEAFQGWIRHSRGFFPRCLARENIACDVDEVMWPDAAQRHDAAQ, encoded by the exons ATGTATAAAAGCAAGTTCAGAGTGCACAgtttccaaacaaacacaatggaTGAAGGCAGAGTCAGGGGAAGACGAATCCGagtcagaggagggagaggagctgGCCATGAAAGAAGAGGAGCAGGCCAACGAGGAAGAGGAGTTCAaatcagaggaggaagaggagcaggccaacgaggaagaggagaaggtccaggagggagaggagaaggtcCAGGAGGAAGAGCAAGACAACCTCGCACCATCATTACAGACGAGATGCGAGCAACAGTCATTGACCATGTCATTGTCCATGGCATGACAATGGCTGAAGCAGGACTAAGAGTCCGTCCAAACCTGAGTAGGTTCACCGTGGCCAACATTATCAGGGCATTCAGACAACACAACAG aGTTGAAAGAATGCCACATAGAGGTGGGAGGGCTGCCATATTTACAGCGGCACAAGAAACCCTCATTGTGGATATGGTTCGTGAGAACAACCTCATCAGACTCCGGGAGATCAGAGACAAAGTCATTGCCGATAATGTCAACTTTGAGAGCATTGATGATGTCAGCTTGGCCACAATAGACCGAGTTCTCCGGCGGCAAAAGATGCGGATGAAACAGGTCTATAGGGTTCCCTTTGAGCGCAACTCTGCGCGACACAAAGACCTACGTTACGAGTATGTGCAA aggATATTACAGTTGGACGCGATGGCCAGACCTCATGAGTACCTCTTCCTGGATGAGGCTGGCTTCAACTTGCAGAAACGAAGGCAAAGAGGCCGTAACATCATTGGCCAAAGAGCCATCACTGAGGTTCCTGGCCAACGGGGGGGTAATATTACTCTTTGTGCGGCCATGGGTTCGGAGGGGCTTGTCCACCGGCATGCTGTCCTTGGGTCTTACAACACCCAACGTCTCCTCACCTTCCTAGAGGAGCTAAAAGACATCCTCCTGGACCACCAACAACACCATCCTGGGCCCGCACATCCCATTTATGTGATCATTTGGGACAATGTCCGCTTCCACAGAACAAACCAAATCAGAGAGTGGTTCACCACCAACAGTAACCAGTTTTTAAACGTCTGTCTGCCACCCTACTCCCCTTTCCTGAACCCTATAGAGGAGTTCTTCTCATCGTGGAGATGGAAGGTTTATGACAGACAACCATACACTAGAGAGAACCTCCTAAGGGCAATGGAGCTGGCCTGTGCTGACATCCCAGTGGAGGCCTTCCAAGGATGGATTCGCCATTCCAGGGGGTTTTTCCCGCGGTGCCTGGCAAGAGAAAATATAGCCTGCGATGTGGATGAAGTGATGTGGCCTGATGCAGCTCAGCGACATGATGCCGCACAGTGA